The following are from one region of the Halosolutus amylolyticus genome:
- a CDS encoding HalOD1 output domain-containing protein, whose protein sequence is MTEMTSRSPSISTEEQYAVQYDRLDDEPLSVAVADAVATFCNVDVTELDPLHYAINADALERLFEPRADGLRSGGSVTFEYNDCLVTVDSNGEIRVADA, encoded by the coding sequence ATGACCGAAATGACTTCACGATCGCCGTCGATATCGACCGAGGAACAGTATGCCGTCCAGTACGATCGACTCGACGACGAACCACTCAGTGTCGCCGTCGCGGATGCCGTCGCGACGTTCTGTAACGTCGACGTTACCGAACTCGACCCGCTTCACTACGCGATCAACGCTGACGCTCTCGAACGACTCTTCGAGCCGCGGGCGGACGGGTTGCGATCGGGGGGGTCCGTAACCTTCGAATACAACGATTGTCTGGTCACTGTCGATTCTAACGGCGAAATCAGAGTCGCCGACGCGTAA
- a CDS encoding outer membrane lipoprotein-sorting protein has translation METRGVRVAAVVVTALALVLAGCTMPVGDDREPDGTELIESAIDERATVDGLQGVRTTTVNASNGTVSTTVRVWERPPMEHRSEVLEASGPEAPGDLIVSNGSETWTYDAEDDTAMRYEGPVEGPESGATDADELLEGYDVAYQGTETIGQWETHVVELNATDERPIERSIGLQVGDTEYVLPLSYGENATGERTITRERWWIDRETSFPVKQRIELDGPGSEPTTITVEYDELKLDADPADDRFAFEPPANATVAEPANLTTVESPADAAASASVSVPDPRVPAEYERRDVTVEDDGSAVALFYEHEDDPQKTIYVETATEELDVLEYGEVVAEAVGPIDATHIEFPTMSTLVWTCGGQYYDVSAPLGVDALLAIATSIDCR, from the coding sequence ATGGAAACGCGTGGGGTCCGGGTAGCCGCAGTCGTCGTCACGGCGCTGGCGCTCGTGCTGGCGGGCTGTACGATGCCCGTCGGGGACGATCGCGAGCCGGACGGGACCGAACTGATCGAGTCGGCGATCGACGAACGAGCGACCGTCGACGGCCTGCAGGGGGTGCGGACCACGACGGTGAACGCGAGCAACGGGACCGTCTCGACGACCGTCCGGGTCTGGGAGCGGCCTCCCATGGAGCACCGGAGCGAGGTCCTGGAGGCGTCGGGGCCGGAAGCGCCGGGCGATCTGATCGTCAGTAACGGGTCCGAAACCTGGACCTACGACGCCGAGGACGACACGGCGATGCGGTACGAGGGGCCGGTCGAGGGGCCCGAATCGGGGGCGACCGACGCGGACGAACTACTCGAGGGTTACGACGTCGCGTACCAGGGCACCGAAACGATCGGCCAGTGGGAGACCCACGTCGTCGAGTTGAACGCGACGGACGAGCGGCCGATCGAACGCTCGATCGGCCTGCAGGTGGGCGACACCGAGTACGTACTCCCGCTTTCCTACGGCGAGAACGCGACGGGCGAGCGGACGATCACGCGGGAGCGGTGGTGGATCGATCGGGAGACGTCCTTCCCGGTCAAACAGCGGATCGAACTCGACGGACCCGGCAGCGAACCGACGACGATCACGGTCGAGTACGACGAACTGAAACTGGACGCGGATCCCGCGGACGATCGGTTCGCCTTCGAACCGCCGGCCAACGCGACGGTGGCGGAGCCGGCGAACCTGACGACGGTCGAATCCCCGGCCGACGCGGCGGCGTCGGCGTCGGTGTCCGTCCCGGACCCGCGGGTACCGGCGGAGTACGAACGACGCGACGTCACCGTCGAGGACGACGGCTCGGCCGTGGCACTGTTCTACGAGCACGAGGACGATCCGCAGAAGACGATCTACGTCGAGACGGCGACCGAAGAACTAGACGTGCTCGAGTACGGGGAGGTCGTCGCGGAGGCCGTCGGCCCGATCGATGCGACCCACATCGAGTTCCCGACGATGTCGACGCTCGTCTGGACGTGTGGCGGTCAGTACTACGACGTCAGTGCACCGCTCGGCGTCGACGCGTTGCTCGCGATCGCTACTTCGATCGACTGTCGGTGA
- a CDS encoding MarR family transcriptional regulator, producing MPISIDRFDEEPVDALDIQEGTHPYRLLRFLAAHSDQAFTQTELHEATGIKRGSVGAALSRLEDRGLVRHRGRYWAIAEDDRLASYAAQTNASSASTTDDYYGDEE from the coding sequence ATGCCAATCAGCATCGACCGATTCGACGAAGAACCCGTGGACGCACTCGATATCCAGGAAGGGACGCACCCGTATCGACTACTGCGATTCCTCGCGGCCCACAGCGATCAGGCGTTCACGCAGACGGAACTCCACGAAGCGACCGGCATCAAGCGCGGGAGCGTCGGCGCTGCACTCTCCCGCCTTGAGGATCGTGGCCTCGTTCGCCACCGCGGCCGATACTGGGCCATCGCCGAGGACGACCGTCTCGCCTCCTACGCTGCACAGACGAACGCCAGTTCCGCTTCGACGACGGACGACTACTACGGCGACGAGGAATGA